From a single Geothermobacter ehrlichii genomic region:
- a CDS encoding hemerythrin domain-containing protein, whose translation MKADVTTVMVEEHKLILRMIDLVEKNTRLLEQGRFDDWRFYLDAVDFIRNYADRFHHAKEEATLFTALVANGMPEQNSPVAAMLMEHDQGRAFVRGMEAAAQKALDGATDQVAVLAENAYGYVELLRRHIEKEDTILYPLAERVLPAEVRPAMLEAYHRAEAEVAEDFSERYRRMVEDYEVRSAA comes from the coding sequence ACGTCACGACCGTCATGGTCGAGGAGCACAAGCTGATTCTGCGGATGATCGACCTGGTGGAGAAGAACACCCGGCTGCTGGAGCAGGGACGCTTTGACGACTGGCGGTTCTACCTGGACGCGGTCGACTTCATTCGTAATTATGCCGACCGTTTTCATCACGCCAAGGAAGAGGCGACCCTGTTCACCGCCCTGGTCGCCAACGGGATGCCGGAGCAGAATTCACCGGTCGCCGCCATGCTGATGGAACACGACCAGGGGCGGGCTTTCGTGCGCGGCATGGAAGCGGCGGCGCAGAAGGCGCTGGACGGGGCGACCGACCAGGTGGCCGTGCTGGCCGAGAACGCCTACGGCTATGTCGAACTGCTGCGCAGGCATATCGAGAAAGAGGATACGATTCTCTATCCGCTGGCCGAACGGGTGCTGCCGGCCGAAGTGCGGCCGGCCATGCTCGAGGCCTACCACCGGGCCGAAGCCGAAGTCGCCGAAGATTTCAGCGAGCGTTACCGCCGGATGGTGGAGGATTACGAGGTCCGTTCGGCGGCCTGA